The genomic window ACTCTCCTATATACCCTAACCAAAAGTGTACCCACTATCTCTTGAATTGCGGCAAGTCTATGCTAGatgagaatttcttctcatcacataGCAATACCAAATATGATAGCTAGGTCTTTTACCTagttagcaatcaagcattcaatcacacaattagactcaaatagatatgattgcaaatgagaaatcaattaaagcattaaagatccaacaaccaaagtcaagaataTAAACCCTAAAGTTTAACTATACtaaaacatctacaaattagccctctattaatgaagggcaagcattcaagagacaaataatggaggaaaacatgaaagccatgaaaacccccttttcaatccctaggGTGAAGAACTGCAGGAGAAGTTGCTTGAAACGCTTCCACGCTCACCTCCAAGATGAGCTTGAAGGCTacaatcttcaatccccttgcaTGTTGATAtgaatccctctccaaatcacacttaggtgctggagattcatctcttttcttccctAACCTCGCCTCCAAGAATCGCCCTCAAAGAATAAAAGGATAGAATATAGTATGttctaaaaatcctcataagttctatttatacccgactactTATGGGCTGCCTACCAATGTAAGGGCTAGGCCGTAAATGAGCTGGAAAAGATGGTCGTGAGCCTTACAACAATACTAATGGTCGTAAGTTACGTCCTTAAGGTCTTTTGTATGTGTTGCTATCCAGCTTACCGCCGTAAGCGCTAAACCGTAAGCTTCATTGATATGCTTTTTATGACTGCCCTTATGGGTATATGCTgtggtcgtaagctcctctggatggtccttacggatCAAGACTTGCCCATAAGGTCCTCTGAATTAGTTCTAATTCCCTTTTATGGACATAAGAATGCCAGTAAGGTCTTCTGGAATTTACTTGTCCTTGTtataatgatgccgagagagctccaaattTATCATTTGAGGTCTAAAATGCTTCCTTTGGCTCTGTCTTATCTTGAAGTGCTGCCCTAAGCCCTTAAATGTGAAACACACaagatttagcatcaaattccataatatgATCTTAATACATGCCAGATGAGCGTATAAATTTGTATAAATGCATgcatgttgtacactcatcacttTTAGAGCATTGACAAGAATtgcaatgaaaattaaaattgacaaGATAAAAGACATCAAGAGGAAAGTAATTAGTTGGCCATATAATAcgaattttagatttttttttatgtagtaAATTTCTAAATGTATTTTGACACTATAAATTAGATCATTAGTAAGGGATAAAAAAAGTATATGAATATACTTATACCGAGTGTATAATTTTGATAGTACTATTCTGTTAAATCTTTAATAAGTTGCGAgttaaataacaaaagtaagaataaaaaattacatgaaaAGCTTACCGATTTATAATATGTGAAGTCTTTCAAAACTAGCATTGATTGCAACACTAATTGGGTGGGACAACAGCCTTCTTCAAGCTGTCCTCTCTATTTTTAGGAATGCTCTCATAACCATCAATAGTACAACTTTTCTTCTTAGCAACAAATTCATGTATGACAGCTTTAAAGACATAAGAATGGTAGCAAGAAAATggtgaaaaagaatgaaaaatatgaatatgatAACACCTTAGTCTCATCGCATGGAGAATAAAAACCTCTGTATGGATAGTCCTTGTCAGTGTCAATGCCACCATTATTGATGATGAACTCAAAAGCCTTGTCCATATACCAAGCTTCACAACTCTTTCTAGCACAATCTACTAACTCTTGTCCTGACAATGATACTAAATTTCTTGTAACAATTTGGTTCAACCCTTCTATGGTTGCAATTATAGAGAATGCCCAACTACTAGCTGCTCACAAGTTAAAATTGCAAAATAATTACATGAAACATCAAAGCAATATTTAACAAGAAAATTATGTgccatatataaattataagagaTGAGACATGCATACATGCATCTACGAGGAATTGTAGATGTTAATGTTTAAATAGAGGATATCAATATAAATGATAGTAACCTAAATCATTTGACAAGATTACCAAGTACTTTACTAATTCCATATGATAATAAATAAGGAAttcatttctaatttatttatttttttaacgtTTCTATTCGGTTTTAATGTTACTTTTACAATGTCTTAGTTTGGTAACATGAATTCTCTaatagattttgttttttttaatacaaatgaTTAAGTGAAATTCAATTCTTGAATTCAT from Dioscorea cayenensis subsp. rotundata cultivar TDr96_F1 chromosome 9, TDr96_F1_v2_PseudoChromosome.rev07_lg8_w22 25.fasta, whole genome shotgun sequence includes these protein-coding regions:
- the LOC120268603 gene encoding cysteine proteinase COT44-like gives rise to the protein MPATTRPLSHSTFANLTNDEYQNTYLGFQRFTGENMGFKKSKSISLMAVKHYLIPLIGERRELLWMSRSKDYVATSSWAFSIIATIEGLNQIVTRNLVSLSGQELVDCARKSCEAWYMDKAFEFIINNGGIDTDKDYPYRAVIHEFVAKKKSCTIDGYESIPKNREDSLKKAVVPPN